In Zobellia roscoffensis, the following are encoded in one genomic region:
- a CDS encoding VCBS repeat-containing protein, with protein sequence MDINIYSKTLVYSFFILLFASCTEEQIKTDSKIFTGLKSDQTGVNFNNTLTENDSLNYFTYSYLYMGGGVASGDINNDGLVDLFFTGNQVSNKLYLNKGELKFQDITENAGISGDDRWYTGVTMADVNADGLLDIYCSVGGKFGPKDNELYINNGDETFSEKAAEYGLNDIGNSVQATFFDYDKDGDLDLFVANYPPTQFDSPTFAYVYKMANVKDHESGHLYQNNGNTFTDVTEASGLKAYGLSLSATAGDLNNDSWPDLYVSNDFNSPDFMYINNQDGTFKEVVKQATSQTAFYGMGADIADFNDDGNLDIFQVDMDAKSNRRKKANMASMNPKLFWDVVNAGFHYQYMHNCMQVNSGVFEDGIPHFSNVSRITGTSSTDWSWGPLFADFDNDGHKDLFVSNGTRREINNNDYFNKLKSIKIKSDTLLELSQKIPSEKIDNFIFKNMGNLEFKRANKDWGIEFKGFSNGVAYADLDNDGDLELITNNIDDEASIFKNNASETNNYIQIKFKGNQSNQFGLGSRVYVTVDGKTQMQELTLSRGFQSSVAPMLHFGLGVASKVDELKVVWPNGKIQKLNTVEANQALTLDFNNAIVDTDENITKSKIFATDKTSKFPAYKHTENEYDDFEDQVLLPHKMSSFGPTLAVGDLNNDSLEDYFVGGSSGNIGSLFMQTSTGFQKHPSTFLEDDIKSEDSGSLIFDADGDGDNDLYVVSGGYEFSNNSEALQDRLYLNDGQGNFTKANATALPDLKISGSKVYQSDFNGDGKPDLLVLGRQVPKNFPSPATSHILKNMSSNGKVSFEIFEEIQPKEFQNLGMATSAVITDYDNDGRQDIMIVGEWMPIRMFHNTKTGFEEVSESLGLTKDTTGWWWSVQQGDFDNDGDMDYVVGNNGQNYKYKATEEETFDIFVSDFDKDNNQDIVLSYYNDGKQYPVRGRGCSSQQIPAIKQKFQNYESFAEATLEDVYTEKSLESALHYQVKSFASIYLENRDGKFIVRELPILAQTSSINEILIDDYNLDGNLDILVAGNLYASEVETPRNDAGHGLFLEGNGKGEFTAIPASDSGFFVSGDVKNMSSIQLNSQPYIIAAKNNDHLQFIELKKK encoded by the coding sequence ATGGATATAAATATTTACAGTAAAACCTTAGTATACTCGTTTTTTATTCTTCTCTTCGCAAGTTGTACCGAAGAACAAATCAAAACGGATAGTAAGATATTTACTGGCTTAAAATCTGACCAAACAGGTGTTAATTTCAACAATACCCTTACTGAAAATGATTCCTTAAATTATTTCACCTACTCCTATTTATATATGGGCGGTGGTGTGGCAAGTGGCGACATCAATAATGACGGCTTAGTAGATCTCTTTTTTACCGGTAACCAAGTTTCCAATAAGCTATACCTAAATAAAGGCGAGCTTAAATTTCAAGATATTACAGAAAATGCAGGTATTTCTGGAGATGACCGCTGGTATACTGGCGTAACCATGGCAGATGTAAATGCGGATGGTCTTTTGGATATTTATTGTTCCGTAGGTGGTAAATTTGGACCAAAAGACAATGAACTATACATCAATAATGGAGATGAAACCTTTTCTGAAAAGGCTGCAGAATATGGCCTAAATGACATTGGAAATAGTGTGCAAGCTACTTTTTTTGATTATGATAAAGATGGTGACCTAGACCTATTTGTAGCCAACTACCCTCCTACTCAATTTGATTCTCCCACTTTTGCCTATGTTTATAAAATGGCAAATGTCAAAGACCATGAGTCTGGGCATTTGTACCAAAATAACGGAAATACGTTTACAGATGTTACCGAAGCTTCTGGCTTAAAGGCTTACGGACTTTCACTAAGTGCCACGGCAGGCGATCTCAATAATGACTCTTGGCCTGACCTTTATGTTTCCAATGATTTTAATTCTCCTGATTTTATGTACATCAATAACCAAGATGGCACATTTAAAGAGGTTGTAAAACAAGCCACATCGCAAACCGCATTTTATGGTATGGGTGCAGATATAGCCGATTTTAATGATGATGGCAACCTAGATATTTTTCAGGTAGATATGGATGCCAAATCAAACCGACGAAAGAAAGCCAATATGGCCAGCATGAATCCTAAACTTTTTTGGGATGTAGTCAATGCCGGGTTCCATTACCAATACATGCATAACTGTATGCAGGTTAACTCGGGAGTTTTTGAAGATGGTATTCCACATTTTTCTAATGTTTCCAGAATAACCGGCACTTCTTCAACTGACTGGAGCTGGGGACCCCTTTTTGCAGATTTTGATAATGACGGGCACAAAGACCTTTTCGTATCTAACGGTACGCGTCGTGAGATTAACAATAATGATTATTTCAATAAGCTGAAATCTATCAAAATAAAAAGCGATACGCTATTAGAGTTAAGTCAAAAAATACCATCGGAGAAAATTGATAATTTCATTTTCAAAAATATGGGAAATCTAGAATTCAAAAGAGCCAACAAAGATTGGGGCATTGAATTCAAAGGTTTTTCCAATGGCGTAGCTTACGCCGATCTTGATAATGATGGTGATCTAGAACTTATTACCAATAATATAGATGATGAAGCTTCAATCTTTAAAAACAATGCTTCAGAAACCAATAATTATATTCAGATAAAATTCAAAGGTAATCAGAGTAACCAGTTTGGTCTTGGGTCTCGCGTTTATGTTACCGTTGACGGGAAAACCCAAATGCAAGAATTGACGCTTTCGAGAGGGTTTCAATCTTCCGTTGCTCCTATGCTTCATTTTGGATTGGGAGTTGCTTCAAAAGTAGACGAGCTAAAAGTAGTATGGCCTAATGGTAAAATCCAAAAATTAAATACCGTTGAGGCTAATCAAGCATTGACTCTAGATTTTAACAATGCTATTGTAGACACCGATGAAAACATCACTAAATCCAAAATATTCGCCACAGATAAAACTTCAAAATTTCCTGCATACAAACATACCGAAAACGAGTACGATGATTTTGAGGACCAGGTTTTACTTCCACATAAAATGTCATCTTTTGGTCCAACTTTAGCGGTGGGAGACCTTAATAACGATAGCTTAGAAGATTATTTTGTTGGAGGTTCTTCCGGTAATATAGGTAGTCTATTTATGCAAACTTCAACCGGGTTTCAAAAACACCCTTCTACCTTTTTAGAGGACGATATTAAAAGTGAAGATTCTGGCTCTTTAATTTTTGATGCCGATGGTGATGGAGATAATGACCTGTACGTAGTAAGCGGTGGGTATGAATTTTCAAATAATTCCGAAGCTCTCCAAGACCGATTATACCTAAATGATGGTCAAGGAAATTTTACTAAAGCAAACGCTACTGCTCTACCTGATTTAAAAATAAGCGGTTCCAAGGTCTATCAATCCGATTTTAATGGTGATGGTAAACCTGACCTTTTGGTATTAGGTAGACAAGTTCCTAAAAACTTTCCCAGCCCTGCTACGAGTCACATTTTAAAAAACATGAGTAGTAATGGCAAGGTTAGTTTTGAAATCTTTGAAGAAATACAACCCAAAGAATTTCAAAATCTAGGGATGGCTACCAGTGCCGTAATTACAGATTATGATAATGATGGCAGACAGGATATTATGATTGTTGGAGAATGGATGCCCATACGTATGTTCCATAATACCAAAACAGGGTTTGAAGAAGTTTCTGAATCTTTAGGGTTAACAAAAGATACCACTGGCTGGTGGTGGAGCGTACAACAGGGGGATTTTGACAATGATGGCGATATGGATTATGTAGTTGGCAATAATGGTCAAAACTACAAATACAAAGCCACCGAAGAAGAAACTTTTGATATTTTCGTAAGTGATTTTGACAAAGATAACAACCAAGACATTGTACTAAGTTATTACAATGACGGCAAGCAATATCCCGTGCGTGGCCGAGGCTGTTCATCGCAGCAGATTCCTGCCATAAAACAAAAATTTCAGAATTACGAGAGTTTTGCAGAAGCTACTTTAGAAGATGTGTATACCGAAAAATCTCTGGAGTCCGCACTTCATTATCAAGTGAAATCTTTTGCCAGTATCTATTTAGAAAATAGGGATGGAAAATTCATAGTTCGCGAGCTTCCGATTTTAGCCCAAACTTCTAGCATTAATGAGATACTAATAGATGATTATAACCTAGATGGTAATCTGGATATCCTTGTAGCAGGAAACCTTTATGCTTCTGAAGTTGAAACCCCGCGTAACGATGCCGGTCATGGATTATTTTTAGAAGGAAATGGTAAAGGAGAGTTCACAGCAATTCCCGCATCAGACAGTGGTTTTTTTGTCTCTGGTGATGTGAAGAATATGTCTAGCATACAATTAAACTCACAGCCTTATATCATCGCTGCAAAAAATAATGACCACCTTCAATTCATTGAATTGAAAAAGAAATAA
- a CDS encoding glycoside hydrolase family 43 protein, with amino-acid sequence MPEESIENIDFDKLNETAISQPLVKNIYTADPSAHVFNGKIYIYPSHDIEAGIPFDDLGSHFAMEDYHVISMDGVHSEAVDNGVALHVDDVPWAEKQMWAPDAAHKNGKYYLYFPARGYDGIFKIGVAVGDAPEGPFVPQPEAIQGSYSIDPAVFEDEDGSYYMYFGGIWGGQLQKYRNNTYDKSNEMPEPEEVALLPIVAKLTDDMLEFAEEPKEVQILDADGKLLLEADNDRRFFEASWIHKYDGKYYFSYSTGDTHFICYAIGDNPYGPFTYTGRILNPVVGWTSHHSICEVEGKWYLFYHDSSLSKGVTHLRSVKVAEITYNSDGSIVTLDPYTQK; translated from the coding sequence ATGCCAGAAGAATCTATAGAAAATATCGATTTTGATAAGTTGAACGAAACAGCTATTTCTCAGCCGTTGGTAAAGAATATATACACTGCAGATCCCTCCGCTCATGTTTTTAATGGAAAAATATATATCTACCCGTCCCATGACATAGAAGCAGGGATTCCCTTTGATGATTTAGGGAGCCATTTTGCCATGGAGGATTATCATGTGATTTCTATGGATGGAGTACATAGTGAAGCAGTTGATAATGGTGTAGCGCTTCATGTTGATGATGTGCCGTGGGCAGAAAAACAAATGTGGGCACCAGATGCAGCACATAAAAATGGTAAGTATTATTTATATTTTCCTGCGCGAGGTTATGACGGAATTTTCAAAATAGGCGTAGCTGTAGGTGATGCTCCAGAAGGGCCTTTTGTGCCACAGCCTGAAGCAATACAAGGAAGTTACTCTATAGACCCTGCAGTTTTTGAAGATGAAGATGGTAGTTATTATATGTATTTTGGTGGAATTTGGGGCGGACAGCTTCAAAAATATCGTAATAATACATACGATAAAAGCAATGAAATGCCAGAACCAGAAGAAGTGGCGCTATTACCTATTGTAGCCAAATTAACGGACGATATGCTAGAGTTTGCAGAAGAGCCAAAAGAGGTGCAAATTTTAGATGCAGATGGGAAATTACTTTTAGAGGCCGATAATGATAGACGTTTCTTTGAAGCTTCTTGGATACATAAATATGATGGTAAATATTACTTTTCCTATTCTACGGGAGACACCCATTTTATCTGCTATGCGATAGGAGATAACCCATACGGACCATTTACCTATACTGGACGTATATTGAATCCTGTTGTAGGTTGGACCTCTCATCATTCCATTTGTGAGGTAGAAGGTAAGTGGTATTTATTCTATCATGATTCTAGCCTATCTAAAGGCGTAACTCATTTACGTTCTGTGAAGGTTGCAGAAATTACCTATAATTCAGATGGGAGCATAGTGACTTTAGATCCTTATACGCAAAAGTAA
- a CDS encoding MFS transporter, giving the protein MNLESQKLSVKEKIGYSLGDLAANLVFQTLMTYLAYFYTDIYGLETSHASAIILTVGLIAAFGFNPIIGALADRTTSKWGKFRPWILFTAVPLGVVALLAFSTPGFNYKGKVIYAVVTYTFLLLLYAANNLPYSALSGVITGDMGERNSLSAYRFVGVMFAQFFVQVFMLPIIESAGNGDKAMGIEVVMTWLAIIGTVMLIITFLTTKERIVPTAEQKSTLKEDLGDLFSNIPWIIMLVLTTLVFVTLAMKGGSYVYYFENYVDKESLTIFIQPILDALASIGVNFFGENPVSAGFGLFNAGGIIFMIFGITLSKRFADKYGKRDVFMVALFISTLFIIFFYFFLPTSVGLIFTSQIFHGFFYGLTIPLLWAMIADVADFSEWKNNRRATAIIFSAMMVGLKGGLSIGSSLVTGILGAYGYISKEAMVAGEAIVQPESAVLGTKMLVSIYPAIPFLLGIALLFLYEINKKMETQIEVDLKKRRLK; this is encoded by the coding sequence ATGAATCTAGAATCTCAAAAATTATCTGTAAAGGAGAAAATCGGTTACAGCCTAGGTGATTTAGCGGCTAACTTGGTCTTTCAGACTTTAATGACTTATCTGGCCTATTTCTATACAGATATTTATGGTTTGGAAACTAGCCATGCATCGGCCATTATACTAACGGTTGGTCTTATTGCGGCATTCGGTTTCAACCCTATCATAGGTGCTCTTGCGGATCGTACGACTTCTAAATGGGGCAAGTTTAGACCTTGGATTTTATTTACGGCGGTTCCTCTGGGTGTTGTAGCTCTTTTGGCTTTCAGCACACCTGGTTTTAATTATAAGGGCAAGGTTATTTATGCGGTGGTTACGTATACATTTTTACTGCTTTTATATGCGGCTAATAATTTGCCGTACTCTGCATTAAGTGGCGTAATTACAGGCGATATGGGCGAAAGGAATAGCCTGTCCGCTTATCGCTTCGTAGGTGTGATGTTCGCACAGTTTTTTGTGCAGGTATTTATGCTGCCTATAATTGAATCTGCAGGTAATGGAGATAAAGCTATGGGTATAGAGGTTGTTATGACTTGGTTGGCTATTATTGGCACGGTCATGCTCATTATTACTTTTTTAACTACTAAAGAACGTATTGTTCCTACTGCGGAGCAGAAATCTACCTTAAAAGAAGATTTGGGTGATTTATTCAGTAATATACCATGGATTATTATGTTGGTGCTTACCACGCTCGTATTTGTGACCTTGGCAATGAAAGGTGGGTCTTATGTGTATTACTTTGAGAACTATGTGGATAAAGAAAGTTTGACGATTTTTATACAACCTATTTTAGATGCTCTAGCATCTATTGGTGTCAATTTTTTTGGTGAGAATCCGGTTTCTGCGGGTTTTGGACTTTTTAATGCCGGTGGTATTATTTTTATGATTTTTGGTATTACGCTATCAAAAAGATTTGCCGATAAATATGGAAAGCGAGATGTCTTTATGGTAGCGCTTTTTATATCAACGCTTTTTATTATTTTCTTTTACTTCTTTTTACCAACTTCGGTCGGGCTTATTTTTACTTCTCAGATTTTTCATGGCTTCTTTTATGGGTTGACCATACCCTTATTATGGGCTATGATTGCAGACGTAGCAGATTTCTCGGAATGGAAGAACAATAGAAGAGCCACAGCCATAATTTTCTCTGCTATGATGGTGGGATTAAAAGGAGGTCTAAGTATTGGGAGCTCATTGGTTACTGGTATTTTAGGAGCGTATGGTTATATTTCAAAAGAAGCCATGGTTGCGGGAGAAGCTATTGTGCAACCAGAAAGTGCAGTTCTAGGAACAAAAATGCTAGTTAGTATTTACCCGGCAATTCCGTTTTTATTGGGAATTGCTTTGCTATTTTTATATGAGATAAATAAAAAGATGGAAACTCAGATAGAGGTAGATTTAAAGAAACGAAGACTAAAATAA
- a CDS encoding endo-1,4-beta-xylanase codes for MFKTVVLFFVILLFLFGFGKIKESAFQTEDDADSLKKVYKKEFYIGAAINDKIITGKNKKALEVLKREFNTISPENVMKWEEVHPSPDTFYFDMADKYVALGKENNMFVIGHTLLWHSQIGPWMNTVNDSATMANYIRDHITTVASRYSGKIDGWDVVNEALNEDGSLRESVFLKVMGERYLEFAFKLAEKADPSAELYYNDYNMWKPKKREGAIRLIENLQKSGAKINGVGMQAHWGLTEPSLEEVENSIVAYAKLGLKVSITELDVTVLPNPWGLEGAEIGQNYEESEEMNPYPNALPDSVEVQLAQRYKDIFKLFLKHSDKIDRVTFWGVNDQSSWLNNWPITNRTNYPLLFDRKFEAKKAYQAVMELKTDSTNQQ; via the coding sequence ATGTTTAAAACTGTTGTGTTATTTTTTGTAATCCTGTTGTTTTTGTTCGGTTTTGGAAAAATTAAGGAAAGTGCATTTCAAACCGAAGACGATGCTGACAGTCTTAAAAAAGTTTACAAGAAAGAGTTTTATATAGGAGCAGCTATTAATGACAAGATTATTACTGGAAAAAATAAAAAAGCTCTTGAAGTTTTAAAGAGAGAATTCAATACTATTAGTCCAGAAAACGTCATGAAATGGGAAGAGGTTCATCCGTCTCCAGACACGTTTTATTTTGATATGGCCGACAAGTATGTGGCTCTTGGTAAAGAAAATAACATGTTCGTTATTGGTCATACACTTTTATGGCATAGCCAGATAGGGCCATGGATGAATACCGTAAATGATAGTGCTACCATGGCAAATTATATCCGTGATCATATTACGACAGTAGCAAGTAGGTATAGTGGTAAAATTGATGGTTGGGATGTGGTAAACGAGGCTTTAAATGAAGATGGTTCGCTAAGGGAATCTGTCTTTTTAAAGGTGATGGGAGAACGGTATTTAGAATTTGCATTTAAGCTTGCAGAAAAAGCAGACCCATCTGCAGAGTTATATTATAACGATTATAATATGTGGAAACCCAAAAAGCGGGAAGGGGCTATACGGCTTATAGAAAATCTTCAAAAAAGCGGAGCTAAGATTAACGGAGTAGGTATGCAGGCACATTGGGGTTTGACAGAACCTTCATTAGAAGAAGTAGAGAATAGTATTGTGGCCTATGCAAAACTGGGTTTAAAGGTTTCCATTACAGAATTGGATGTTACCGTTTTACCAAACCCTTGGGGATTGGAGGGCGCAGAAATTGGTCAAAACTATGAGGAGAGCGAAGAAATGAATCCTTACCCAAATGCTTTGCCAGATTCTGTAGAAGTGCAGTTAGCCCAGCGTTACAAGGATATTTTTAAACTCTTTTTAAAACACAGTGATAAGATTGATAGGGTTACTTTCTGGGGTGTGAATGACCAAAGTTCATGGCTTAACAATTGGCCAATTACTAATAGAACTAATTACCCTTTACTTTTTGATAGAAAATTTGAAGCGAAAAAAGCATATCAGGCGGTAATGGAACTTAAAACAGATTCAACCAACCAACAGTAA
- a CDS encoding GNAT family N-acetyltransferase, with the protein MIKYTGLEIVETHRNDYTISTDKDKLDILSIHKFLSKETDWAKGIPMNTVKTSIENSLNFGLYHNNKQIGYARIISDYSTIAYLGDVFVLKEYRGNGLSKWLINEIMEHPKLQGLRRWILLTDTAEWLYKKFGFTELPHPEFYMEKHNPNVYKGIETTKGNAEET; encoded by the coding sequence ATGATTAAATATACTGGATTGGAAATAGTAGAAACACATAGAAATGATTATACCATTTCAACTGATAAGGATAAATTGGATATTCTTAGTATTCACAAATTCCTTTCAAAAGAAACTGATTGGGCTAAGGGAATTCCAATGAATACCGTAAAAACATCCATTGAAAACTCTTTGAATTTTGGACTGTATCATAATAACAAACAAATAGGCTACGCCAGAATAATTTCAGACTATTCCACAATTGCCTATTTAGGAGATGTATTTGTTCTTAAAGAATATAGAGGAAATGGATTAAGTAAATGGTTGATAAATGAAATCATGGAACATCCAAAGCTACAAGGATTAAGACGATGGATTTTACTAACTGACACTGCAGAATGGCTTTATAAGAAATTTGGATTTACAGAATTGCCCCATCCTGAATTTTACATGGAAAAGCATAATCCAAATGTATATAAAGGAATAGAAACTACTAAAGGCAATGCGGAAGAAACCTAA